The genomic stretch GGGTGCTTCTCGTCCATGGGGGGCGGCGGGATGTCGAAGGAACGCCTCCAGATCTTCACCTGCTCCTCGCCGTGCTTGGCGGCTGTCTCTGCCTTGTTGAGGCCTGTGAGGCCTCCGTAGTGCCTCTCGTTGAGGCGCCAGGTGCGCACCACGGGCAGCCACATCTGGTCTGTGCCGTCCAGGATGGTCCAGAGGGTGCGGATGGCTCGCTTCAGCACCGACGTGTAGCAGATGTCAAACTCCATCTTGGCGTCCCTGATGGCCTCGGCGCCCTTCTTGGCCTCCTGGGCCCCCTTCTCACTCAGCTCTGCATCGAACCAGCCACAGAAGCGGTTCTCCTGGTTCCAGGTGCTCTCACCGTGCCGAACCATCACGAGGCGGTGGGTGGACATGGCGGTGGTGTTGGGGAGCGTGGCAGGCTCTGGACAGGGACAGCCGCCTCCCAGGTGCACCCAGTTTTATAAcagtctgtccccagcccccaccctggccaACTGCCAGTCAGCATTCCAGGCCTGACGGGCAGCGGCAGGTGGCCAGCAGCAAAGcctggggggagggcaggcacagagccagacttaaAATAGCC from Prionailurus viverrinus isolate Anna chromosome A2, UM_Priviv_1.0, whole genome shotgun sequence encodes the following:
- the PGAM2 gene encoding phosphoglycerate mutase 2, whose translation is MSTHRLVMVRHGESTWNQENRFCGWFDAELSEKGAQEAKKGAEAIRDAKMEFDICYTSVLKRAIRTLWTILDGTDQMWLPVVRTWRLNERHYGGLTGLNKAETAAKHGEEQVKIWRRSFDIPPPPMDEKHPYYSSISKERRYAGLKPGELPTCESLKDTIARALPFWNEEIAPQIKAGKRVLIAAHGNSLRGIVKHLEGMSDQAIMELNLPTGIPIVYELDQALKPTKPMRFLGDEETVRKAMEAVAAQGKAK